GCAAACTGAAGAACTAAATAATGTATATATGAAATCCCCATCTAAAACAGGTGGGGATTATTTAATGCCTAAACAGGAAATACTCTAAAAATTTTAATCATTTTGCCTTCTATCTATAATCTAAATCATTGCCAAAATTTGCCGATATTAATAAGTATACTAAGGAGGGCTATCATGTTAGACATAAAATCATTAAATAAGCAATATATTGCCGGAAAGTGGAGAGAAGGTCAAAGCAAAAATTTACTTGTTGATAAAAACCCATACAATGGCAAGGTCATTACTGAATTTAAAATGGCCAGTGTATCGGATGTGGACCTTGCTTATAAATCTGCTCTTGAAGCAAAGGAGGAATGGGGTAAAGTTAATCCCTACAAACAACGTGACATTCTTGAAAATGCTGTCAAATACATAGAAGATAACGAAGAGGAAATTGTCAATATAATTATTGATGAACTTGGTGGAACACGGCTAAAAGCAGCATTTGAAATTGGGCTTGTTAAAGATATGATTAAAGAATCAGCAACATTTCCATTAAAAATGGAAGGAAAAATTTTACCTTCTGTTGAAAATGGGAAAGAAAACCGTCTATATCGGATGCCGGCTGGTGTGGTAGGTGTTATTAGCCCGTTTAATTTTCCGTTTTTCCTATCAATGAAATCTGTTGCACCGGCAATTGGGGCTGGAAATGGGGTTGTATTAAAACCACATGAAGAAACACCAATCATGGGCGGAACACTAATTGCCAAAATCTTTGAGGAAGCTGGGATTCCAAAAGGATTACTTAATGTTGTTGCAACCGATATTAAAGAGATTGGAGATTCATTTGTAGAACATCCTATTCCAAGAATTATTTCCTTCACAGGTTCAACAAAGGTTGGAAGTCATATTGGTCAATTAGCTGTAAAGAATTTTAAAAAACCTCTTTTGGAGTTAGGCGGGAACAGTGCTTTTATTATTCTGGAAGATGCAGATTTAGATTATGCTGTAAATGCAGCTGCATTCAGCCGCTTTACTCATCAGGGTCAAATTTGTATGTCGGCTAATCGAATCTTAGTTCAAAAATCAATCTATGATGACTTCGTTACGAGATATAAAGAAAAAGTATCTTCACTTAAAACCGGTGACCCAAGAGATCCTGAAACCATTATTGGACCAGTAGTGAATGACAGATCGGCAGAAAACCTTAAAGCAATCATTGATAAAGGGATTGAACAGGGAGCTAACCCAGTTCTTAAAGGCGATATATCAGGAAACATGGTTGAACCAACAATACTTACCGATGTTAGTGCAGACATGGATCTTGCACAAGAAGAATTGTTTGG
The genomic region above belongs to Virgibacillus doumboii and contains:
- a CDS encoding aldehyde dehydrogenase family protein is translated as MLDIKSLNKQYIAGKWREGQSKNLLVDKNPYNGKVITEFKMASVSDVDLAYKSALEAKEEWGKVNPYKQRDILENAVKYIEDNEEEIVNIIIDELGGTRLKAAFEIGLVKDMIKESATFPLKMEGKILPSVENGKENRLYRMPAGVVGVISPFNFPFFLSMKSVAPAIGAGNGVVLKPHEETPIMGGTLIAKIFEEAGIPKGLLNVVATDIKEIGDSFVEHPIPRIISFTGSTKVGSHIGQLAVKNFKKPLLELGGNSAFIILEDADLDYAVNAAAFSRFTHQGQICMSANRILVQKSIYDDFVTRYKEKVSSLKTGDPRDPETIIGPVVNDRSAENLKAIIDKGIEQGANPVLKGDISGNMVEPTILTDVSADMDLAQEELFGPVVGIMPFETEEEAIDIANDTRFGLSGAVHTSNVERGVEFAKKVETGMIHVNDITINDEPIVAFGGEKQSGLGRLNGEWSLDEFTTMKWISVNYQQRQLPY